The following are encoded in a window of Roseimaritima ulvae genomic DNA:
- a CDS encoding multiheme c-type cytochrome → MDVPSHMPQPHRPTPLALALLLAVALCSVGFAQAPAEDANQGADGYMYQGLGRPAGGVPANIPPELREQLPPGCTTAWEPSATLQVPSAAAGNQPPGNQDSRPAVAAAPHNYRGSLPAPSTPRYLQARLGQLAPFAPRPAQQQTQAPRFQQASESPRPLPTVSPGGAQLPAYMRGRAPMHTVANPQSDHRPMENEPGMQANDPHRSNNPLLPNDVLLPNGARMPSETLLPDHLLGGNLHDDAMVGNQTGDDSLLGGDNLMGDDSLLKDDSLLGVDAPLDGNDPLSGLGPQPSTPLSPHADASRAAPLQRRPDEPDPHAELLAENRYPSAQTCAKCHPKHFEEWRTSAHAYAVLSPMYQRFEQTMTELTEGTVGTFCARCHGPVAIQMEYPRSASAIDAPPIVREGITCIACHRVNEAYGRTNGSRRIEPGDIHAPVYGGGSGQGVARAISQREKLKLKISPDEKGPGQPIHREARCFEPITRSDFCASCHQVAVHPGIWLEVVHAQYRSGPAAAKGISCQDCHMGAVPGKPEGYEQCQIAELGGKPWGEVRKHANHTFWGPNYSIAHPGIFPINEKAQRWTPREWLAFDYYSDWGKPEFERNLPAGISFPKPWDNTDDRRDARKIIDANQASLDRKRGASIATMESAMAIEGPFFKHPPTRSTDLRFHYRVRNISEGHNLPTGSLGAQPQVWLNVALIGPDGRSLWESGYLDSNGDLADLQSQDVALGHIPRDAQLFNLQTKFLLNSFRGTDREVALPLNFNQDQLVFLRPGAVPVSVLNHPPLIRMEAHSIPPLGQRDAKYRIPAIYMQQPGTYRLSVRMRSRPEPSYLMRQVGATPDMIRRMNEGILNLHTSSHTFIVR, encoded by the coding sequence ATGGATGTTCCTTCGCATATGCCGCAACCGCATCGCCCCACGCCGCTGGCTCTCGCGCTGCTGCTTGCCGTTGCCCTGTGCAGCGTAGGTTTCGCACAGGCTCCGGCGGAGGATGCCAACCAAGGGGCCGATGGATATATGTACCAAGGCCTGGGACGACCGGCCGGAGGCGTTCCGGCCAATATTCCGCCGGAGTTGCGTGAGCAATTGCCGCCCGGTTGCACGACCGCTTGGGAACCGTCAGCCACGCTGCAGGTTCCATCGGCCGCGGCCGGCAACCAACCACCGGGCAATCAGGACAGCCGCCCGGCGGTTGCCGCCGCGCCACACAACTATCGCGGCTCGCTGCCAGCACCATCCACGCCTCGCTACCTGCAAGCGCGACTCGGTCAACTGGCTCCCTTTGCCCCTCGACCGGCACAGCAGCAGACGCAAGCTCCCCGGTTCCAGCAAGCATCGGAATCGCCCCGGCCTCTGCCCACCGTCTCGCCCGGCGGCGCCCAACTGCCCGCCTACATGCGCGGCCGTGCGCCCATGCACACGGTGGCCAATCCGCAATCAGACCATCGCCCGATGGAAAACGAACCGGGTATGCAAGCCAACGATCCGCACCGATCGAACAACCCGCTGCTACCCAACGATGTGCTGCTGCCTAACGGTGCCCGGATGCCCAGCGAGACCCTGTTGCCGGATCATTTACTGGGCGGGAATTTGCATGACGATGCCATGGTCGGCAATCAAACCGGCGACGACAGTCTATTGGGCGGCGACAACTTGATGGGAGATGACAGCCTGTTGAAAGATGACAGTCTGTTGGGCGTCGATGCACCGCTGGACGGAAACGATCCGCTGAGCGGGCTGGGGCCGCAACCCTCGACACCGCTCAGTCCTCACGCCGACGCCAGTCGCGCGGCGCCGCTGCAACGGCGTCCGGACGAGCCCGATCCGCATGCCGAGTTGCTGGCGGAGAACCGTTACCCATCGGCGCAAACCTGCGCCAAGTGCCATCCCAAGCATTTTGAAGAATGGCGGACCAGCGCGCACGCCTACGCGGTCTTGTCGCCCATGTACCAACGCTTCGAGCAGACCATGACCGAGCTGACCGAGGGCACGGTGGGAACGTTTTGCGCTCGCTGCCATGGCCCGGTGGCGATTCAGATGGAATACCCGCGCTCGGCCAGCGCCATCGACGCGCCGCCGATCGTTCGTGAGGGCATCACCTGTATCGCCTGCCACCGCGTTAATGAAGCGTACGGCCGAACCAACGGCAGCCGCCGCATCGAGCCCGGTGACATTCATGCCCCGGTGTACGGCGGTGGCAGCGGCCAGGGCGTGGCCCGGGCGATTTCCCAACGCGAAAAACTGAAACTCAAAATCAGCCCCGACGAGAAGGGGCCCGGTCAGCCGATCCACCGCGAAGCCCGCTGCTTTGAACCGATCACCCGCAGCGACTTCTGCGCCTCCTGCCACCAGGTTGCGGTCCATCCGGGGATCTGGTTGGAGGTTGTCCATGCGCAGTACCGTAGCGGACCGGCCGCCGCCAAAGGCATCAGTTGTCAAGATTGTCACATGGGTGCGGTCCCCGGCAAACCGGAAGGCTATGAACAATGCCAGATCGCGGAACTGGGCGGCAAGCCTTGGGGCGAAGTGCGCAAACACGCCAACCACACCTTCTGGGGCCCCAATTACTCGATCGCTCACCCCGGCATCTTTCCGATCAATGAAAAGGCTCAGCGTTGGACGCCGCGGGAATGGTTAGCGTTTGACTACTACAGCGATTGGGGCAAACCCGAATTTGAACGCAACCTGCCGGCCGGGATCAGCTTCCCTAAACCCTGGGACAACACTGATGATCGTCGCGATGCCAGAAAGATCATCGACGCCAACCAAGCCAGCTTGGACCGCAAACGGGGGGCGTCGATCGCCACCATGGAATCGGCCATGGCGATCGAAGGCCCATTCTTCAAACACCCGCCCACCAGATCGACCGACCTCCGCTTCCACTATCGCGTGCGCAACATTAGCGAAGGTCACAACCTGCCGACCGGATCGTTGGGCGCTCAACCCCAGGTCTGGCTGAACGTGGCCCTGATCGGTCCCGACGGTCGCTCGTTATGGGAATCGGGCTACCTGGACAGCAACGGCGATCTAGCTGATTTGCAATCGCAAGACGTCGCTCTAGGGCACATCCCACGCGACGCCCAACTGTTCAATTTACAAACCAAGTTCCTGCTCAACTCGTTCCGTGGCACCGATCGCGAGGTCGCGCTGCCGCTGAATTTCAACCAAGACCAATTGGTGTTCCTGCGTCCCGGCGCGGTTCCCGTCAGCGTCTTGAATCACCCACCGCTGATTCGTATGGAAGCCCATTCGATTCCGCCGCTGGGACAACGCGATGCGAAATACCGGATCCCCGCAATCTACATGCAGCAACCAGGAACCTACCGCTTGTCGGTGCGGATGCGTAGCCGTCCCGAACCCAGCTATCTGATGCGGCAGGTCGGCGCCACGCCCGACATGATCCGTCGCATGAACGAAGGAATCCTGAATTTGCATACCAGCAGCCACACCTTTATCGTCCGCTAA